In Nocardia yunnanensis, one DNA window encodes the following:
- a CDS encoding non-ribosomal peptide synthetase, with protein MDTARRTARGNRRRRSGNPLFGQLLTSAVESAGDAIAIRFDQREISYRELDARSSQLARELIARGVAPGDMVAIGITRSIESVLSVWAVAKTGAAYVPVDPAYPPDRIEHLLTDSGAVLGLTTLEHRGALGTAAEWLELDDPAQADRVAAHPDHPISYADRLGTPTEQHPAYVIYTSGSTGKPKGVVVTHSGLAGLVAAEREHYAVTADSRVLHVCSPSFDVSVLELLLTFTAGATLVIAPAGVFGGVELAELLARERVTHVLITPGALESVDPAGLSELSTVVVAGDKFGPELVSRWATENRSFYNGYGPTEATILATSSAPLRPGAPISIGTAVPGVGAYVLDSRLRPVPDGVVGELYLSGPALAQGYRGRPGLTSERFVASPFGEGARLYRTGDLVRRASMESDNPGVIEYLGRSDFQVKIRGLRIELGEIDNALSSHPDVDFAATLGKSLPSGATALVSYVLPRPGATLDTAALAAHVGASLPAYMVPASILVLDEIPLTPVGKLDRNALPEPVFAARAFRAPATRAEEIVAEVFAALLIPDDPEARVGADDDFFELGGNSLLAAQAAARIGTALGVRVPVHVLFEGSTVRELARALDTDSAVAAGPVLGSLPRPTRVPLSFAQQRMWFLNRFDPTSAVDNMPLAVRLSGTLDVDAMRAAAADLVARHEVLRTIYPEVDGEGFQQVLSAEDPRARVELPIVDIAAEDIAAAVADVVGAGFDVTAAPPVRLRLLRIAPDEHVLVAAIYHIAADGVSIGVLARDLVSAYAERMRGSAPSWAPLPVQYADYAVWQRESLGREDDPESALARQIAYWRETLADLPDELVLPWDRPRPAVASYRGGTHAFRLDDEIYAAARRFAETHNTTLFMVVHAALAVLLSRLSGTRDIAIGTPVAGRGEAVLDELIGMFVNTLVLRTDVDPAASFEELVGRVRDTDVRAFGHADVPFERLVELLDPARSQARNPLFQVMLTFQNMAPTRLELPGLTVAGADLEIPFAKFDLQLTLQEAHDEQGDATGMAAEFSYATDLFDPETVDELAARFQRVLAALTEAPNAAVGDLALFSAGERQRVLGDWNATAFEVPDSGSATLATRFDAQAAATPDVVAVVFEDEVLTYRQLSERANRLARRLIADGVGPESLVALAMRRSTELVVGMYAVVLAGAAYVPLDPDQPAERIGHILETARPALTLSTSRDAFEADGVLCVDELELSGFSAAPIADVERVRPLRPEHTAYVIFTSGSTGRPKGVAVSHAAIVNRLVWMQAEYGLTAEDAVLQKTPATFDVSVWEFFWPLQTGARLVVARPDGHRDPVYLAQVIAEQGITTAHFVPSMLSAFVAALGDTSGWKLRQVFASGEALPVPTARQLRALTGARLHNLYGPTEAAVDVTYHEATDADAVTMPIGRPVFNTRVYVLDSRLNPVPVGVAGELYLAGAQLARGYVARPDLTADRFVADPFGTGERLYRTGDLVKWNAAGELEYLGRTDFQVKLRGLRIELGEIEAALLAQAGVTQSVVVVRADAHTGDQLVGYVVGETADLDPAVVKSVLAQVLPGYMVPSAIVVLAEFPLNASGKLDRKALPAPVFEAKAFRAPSTPIEEIVAGVFAELLGADRVGADDDFFELGGNSLIATRAVSRINAALDTRVAVRELFETATVSGLAARIVPGTGARPALVAGERPVRVPLSLAQQRMWVLNQLDPESPVYNIPMVIRLTGALDVAALRHAVEDVLNRHEVLRTRYPESAPGEAPYQEILSVADALPGGLRSERATDIGGRIAELVGTGFDVAQRVPLRVRLITGDDPDDYLLVLVAHHIAADGASMAPLARDLVTAYVAHAGGEAPSWTPLAVQYADYAVWQRTALGSEDDPASVAAAQAQYWRDQLAGLPIGQCLPLDRPRPAVASMRGALIDFTLPGEVHTSLNRLARQHNASLFMVVHAAVAAWLTRLSGNADVVIGTAVAGRGERALDDLVGMFVNTLPLRTRVDVSASFDELVERARETDLSAFGHADLPFERVSEIAAPGRTPANPLLQVVLSLQNTETPVLELPGLTVAAVETDLATAKFDLQISVEPRTGGELAVILNYDTDLFEESSMDSFARSLKRVLTAVAADPHLPVGDIALLDAAETAVVQSISQPAPEPAGVAVRGAALAQVLTSAAEDDPEGPALVWGEEALTYQELDARSSRLARVLIARGSGPGTGVVLRLDRGVDQVVAVWAVLKAGTMMVPLSAAEHPGQDVKVGITVGLAPEHVHGIDWLVLDDPETAAEIASESARPVTYANRTRALRGDDRARVSAEGELTYDGLAAVVDRARGLDLTFESRTFHHGAADSALAMIELVAAGAVGASVVLVDPEAELSEALADEWVTHLFVDHDRLGELNPAALEDLRAVILTAETAAADAWQEAATVLVLPE; from the coding sequence GTGTCGCGCCCGGGGACATGGTCGCCATCGGCATCACCCGTTCCATCGAATCGGTGCTGTCTGTGTGGGCGGTCGCCAAGACCGGCGCCGCCTACGTCCCGGTCGACCCGGCCTACCCGCCGGACCGCATCGAACACCTGCTCACCGATTCCGGCGCCGTGCTGGGCCTGACGACGCTGGAGCACCGCGGCGCGCTGGGCACCGCCGCCGAATGGCTCGAACTGGACGATCCGGCGCAGGCGGACCGCGTCGCCGCGCACCCGGATCACCCCATCTCGTACGCCGACCGGCTGGGCACACCGACCGAGCAGCATCCCGCGTACGTCATCTACACCTCCGGTTCGACCGGTAAGCCCAAGGGCGTGGTGGTCACCCACTCCGGTCTGGCCGGGCTGGTCGCCGCCGAACGCGAGCATTACGCGGTCACCGCGGATTCGCGCGTGCTGCACGTGTGTTCGCCGAGCTTCGACGTCTCGGTGCTGGAACTGCTGCTGACCTTCACCGCCGGTGCGACCCTCGTCATCGCACCGGCCGGCGTGTTCGGCGGCGTGGAACTGGCCGAGCTGCTGGCGCGGGAGCGGGTCACCCACGTGCTGATCACGCCGGGTGCGCTGGAATCGGTGGATCCGGCCGGATTGTCCGAACTGAGCACCGTGGTCGTGGCAGGCGACAAGTTCGGTCCGGAACTGGTATCGCGCTGGGCCACCGAAAACCGTTCGTTCTACAACGGTTACGGCCCGACCGAGGCGACGATTCTCGCCACTTCCAGCGCGCCGCTGCGACCGGGCGCGCCGATCAGCATCGGCACGGCCGTTCCGGGAGTCGGCGCCTACGTGCTGGATTCGCGGTTGCGGCCGGTGCCGGACGGGGTGGTCGGCGAGCTGTATCTGTCGGGTCCCGCGCTGGCGCAGGGTTATCGCGGACGGCCGGGGCTGACCTCGGAACGCTTCGTGGCCAGCCCGTTCGGCGAGGGCGCGCGCCTGTACCGCACCGGTGACCTGGTGCGCCGCGCCTCGATGGAATCCGACAACCCGGGCGTCATCGAGTACCTGGGCCGGTCCGACTTCCAGGTCAAGATCCGCGGCCTGCGCATCGAACTGGGCGAGATCGACAATGCGCTGAGTTCGCATCCGGACGTGGATTTCGCTGCCACCCTGGGCAAATCGCTGCCCTCGGGTGCGACGGCGCTGGTGTCCTACGTGCTGCCGCGACCGGGCGCGACCCTGGATACCGCGGCGCTGGCCGCTCACGTCGGCGCGTCCCTGCCCGCCTACATGGTGCCCGCGTCCATCCTGGTACTGGACGAGATCCCGCTGACGCCGGTCGGCAAGCTGGATCGAAACGCGTTGCCGGAGCCGGTGTTCGCGGCCCGCGCGTTCCGCGCTCCTGCCACCCGCGCCGAGGAGATCGTCGCGGAAGTGTTCGCCGCCTTGCTGATTCCGGACGATCCGGAAGCACGGGTCGGCGCCGACGACGACTTCTTCGAACTCGGCGGCAACTCGCTGCTGGCCGCGCAGGCCGCGGCCCGCATCGGCACCGCACTGGGCGTGCGGGTGCCGGTGCACGTGCTGTTCGAGGGCTCGACGGTGCGCGAGCTGGCGCGGGCGCTCGATACCGATTCGGCGGTCGCGGCCGGCCCGGTGCTGGGCAGCCTGCCCCGGCCGACCCGCGTCCCGCTGTCGTTCGCGCAGCAGCGCATGTGGTTCCTCAACCGGTTCGATCCCACCAGCGCCGTGGACAATATGCCGCTGGCCGTGCGATTGTCCGGGACGCTCGACGTGGACGCCATGCGGGCCGCGGCGGCGGATCTGGTCGCGCGGCACGAAGTGCTGCGCACCATCTACCCCGAGGTGGACGGCGAGGGCTTCCAGCAGGTGCTCTCGGCCGAGGACCCGCGTGCGCGGGTCGAGTTGCCGATCGTCGATATCGCGGCCGAGGACATCGCCGCCGCGGTGGCCGACGTGGTCGGTGCCGGATTCGATGTCACCGCCGCGCCGCCGGTGCGGTTGCGGTTGCTGCGGATCGCGCCCGACGAGCATGTGCTGGTCGCCGCGATCTATCACATTGCGGCCGACGGTGTTTCGATCGGCGTCCTGGCCCGCGATCTGGTGTCGGCGTACGCCGAGCGCATGCGCGGGTCGGCTCCCAGCTGGGCGCCGCTGCCGGTGCAGTACGCGGATTACGCGGTGTGGCAACGGGAATCGCTGGGCCGCGAGGACGATCCGGAGTCGGCGCTGGCCCGCCAGATCGCCTACTGGCGCGAGACCCTGGCCGACCTGCCCGACGAGCTGGTGCTGCCGTGGGATCGGCCGCGGCCCGCGGTCGCCTCCTACCGCGGCGGGACGCACGCGTTCCGGCTGGACGACGAGATCTACGCGGCCGCACGGCGATTCGCCGAGACCCACAATACGACGCTGTTCATGGTGGTGCACGCGGCGCTGGCGGTGCTGCTGTCGCGCTTGTCGGGCACACGGGACATCGCCATCGGCACGCCGGTCGCCGGCCGCGGTGAGGCCGTGCTCGACGAGTTGATCGGCATGTTCGTCAATACGCTGGTGCTGCGCACCGATGTCGATCCGGCGGCCTCGTTCGAGGAGCTCGTCGGCCGCGTCCGCGACACCGACGTGCGGGCCTTCGGCCATGCCGACGTGCCGTTCGAGCGCCTGGTGGAGCTGCTGGATCCGGCGCGCTCGCAGGCGCGCAATCCGCTGTTCCAGGTCATGCTCACCTTCCAGAACATGGCGCCCACCCGGCTGGAACTGCCCGGCCTGACGGTGGCGGGCGCGGATCTGGAGATCCCGTTCGCCAAGTTCGATCTGCAGCTCACCCTGCAGGAAGCGCATGACGAGCAGGGTGACGCGACCGGAATGGCCGCTGAATTCTCCTACGCGACCGACCTCTTCGACCCGGAGACGGTGGATGAGCTGGCGGCGCGCTTCCAGCGGGTGCTGGCCGCGTTGACCGAGGCGCCGAACGCCGCGGTCGGGGATCTCGCGCTGTTCTCGGCGGGGGAGCGGCAGCGGGTGCTGGGCGACTGGAACGCCACGGCGTTCGAGGTGCCGGACAGCGGCAGCGCGACACTGGCTACGCGGTTCGACGCGCAGGCGGCGGCGACGCCGGATGTGGTCGCGGTGGTCTTCGAGGACGAGGTCCTCACCTACCGGCAGCTGTCGGAGCGGGCCAATCGCCTGGCCCGGCGGTTGATCGCCGACGGCGTCGGACCGGAATCGCTGGTCGCGCTGGCCATGCGGCGTTCGACCGAACTGGTCGTCGGCATGTACGCGGTGGTGCTGGCCGGTGCGGCGTACGTGCCGCTGGACCCGGACCAGCCGGCCGAGCGCATCGGGCACATCCTCGAGACGGCGCGACCGGCATTGACGCTAAGCACTTCTCGCGACGCTTTCGAGGCGGACGGCGTGCTGTGCGTCGACGAGCTGGAGCTGTCGGGTTTCTCGGCGGCCCCGATCGCCGACGTCGAGCGGGTCCGTCCGTTGCGGCCCGAGCACACCGCCTACGTCATCTTCACGTCCGGTTCGACCGGACGGCCCAAGGGTGTCGCGGTCAGCCATGCGGCGATCGTCAATCGCCTGGTGTGGATGCAGGCCGAGTACGGGCTGACCGCGGAAGACGCTGTCCTGCAGAAGACGCCGGCCACGTTCGACGTGTCGGTGTGGGAGTTCTTCTGGCCCTTGCAGACCGGGGCGCGGCTGGTGGTGGCGCGGCCGGACGGGCATCGGGATCCGGTGTATCTGGCGCAGGTCATCGCCGAACAGGGCATCACCACGGCGCATTTCGTGCCGTCCATGCTCTCCGCCTTCGTCGCGGCGCTGGGCGATACCTCCGGCTGGAAGCTGCGGCAGGTGTTCGCCTCCGGCGAGGCGCTGCCCGTGCCGACCGCGCGCCAGCTGCGCGCGCTGACCGGGGCGCGCCTGCACAATCTGTACGGTCCCACCGAGGCCGCGGTCGACGTCACCTATCACGAGGCGACCGACGCCGACGCCGTCACGATGCCGATCGGGCGTCCGGTCTTCAATACCCGTGTCTACGTGCTGGATTCGCGGCTCAACCCGGTGCCGGTCGGCGTCGCGGGGGAGCTGTACCTGGCCGGTGCGCAGCTGGCGCGCGGGTATGTGGCGCGGCCGGATCTGACCGCTGACCGGTTCGTGGCCGACCCGTTCGGGACCGGCGAACGGCTCTACCGCACCGGCGATCTCGTGAAATGGAATGCCGCGGGCGAGCTGGAGTACCTGGGCCGCACCGACTTCCAGGTGAAGCTGCGTGGTCTGCGGATCGAGCTGGGCGAGATCGAGGCGGCGCTGCTGGCCCAGGCCGGCGTGACGCAGTCGGTCGTCGTCGTGCGCGCTGACGCGCACACCGGCGATCAGCTGGTCGGCTACGTGGTCGGCGAGACCGCCGACCTCGATCCCGCCGTCGTGAAATCCGTTCTGGCACAGGTACTCCCGGGCTACATGGTGCCCAGCGCCATCGTGGTGCTGGCCGAGTTCCCGCTCAATGCCTCCGGCAAGCTGGATCGCAAGGCGCTGCCGGCGCCGGTGTTCGAGGCCAAGGCGTTCCGCGCCCCGTCGACCCCGATCGAGGAGATCGTGGCGGGCGTGTTCGCGGAGCTGCTCGGCGCCGACCGGGTCGGCGCGGACGACGACTTCTTCGAGCTGGGCGGCAATTCGCTGATCGCCACCCGGGCGGTGTCGCGGATCAATGCCGCGCTCGACACCCGCGTCGCGGTGCGCGAACTCTTCGAGACCGCAACGGTTTCCGGTTTGGCGGCGCGGATCGTGCCCGGCACCGGTGCGCGGCCGGCGCTGGTGGCGGGGGAGCGGCCGGTGCGCGTGCCGCTGTCGCTGGCGCAGCAGCGCATGTGGGTGCTCAACCAGCTGGATCCGGAGTCCCCGGTCTACAACATTCCGATGGTCATCCGGCTGACCGGCGCGCTCGACGTCGCCGCCCTGCGGCATGCGGTCGAGGACGTGCTGAACCGGCACGAGGTGCTGCGCACCCGCTACCCGGAGTCCGCGCCCGGCGAGGCTCCCTACCAGGAGATCCTCTCGGTCGCCGACGCGCTGCCGGGCGGCTTGCGATCCGAGCGCGCCACCGATATCGGCGGCCGGATCGCCGAGCTGGTCGGCACCGGTTTCGATGTGGCGCAGCGGGTTCCGCTGCGGGTGCGACTGATCACCGGCGACGATCCCGACGACTACCTGCTGGTGCTGGTGGCCCATCACATCGCGGCCGACGGGGCGTCCATGGCCCCGCTGGCGCGCGACCTGGTGACCGCGTACGTGGCCCACGCCGGGGGCGAAGCTCCCAGTTGGACGCCGCTGGCGGTGCAGTACGCCGATTACGCGGTCTGGCAGCGCACGGCGCTCGGCAGCGAGGACGACCCGGCGTCGGTCGCGGCCGCCCAAGCCCAGTACTGGCGGGACCAGCTCGCCGGCCTGCCCATCGGGCAGTGCCTGCCGCTGGATCGGCCGCGTCCGGCGGTCGCCTCCATGCGGGGCGCGCTGATCGACTTCACCCTGCCGGGCGAGGTGCACACCAGCCTGAATCGCCTGGCGCGCCAGCACAATGCGTCGTTGTTCATGGTCGTGCACGCCGCCGTGGCGGCCTGGCTCACCCGCCTGTCCGGCAATGCCGACGTGGTGATCGGCACAGCGGTCGCCGGCCGCGGCGAGCGCGCGCTCGACGATCTGGTCGGCATGTTCGTCAACACCCTGCCCCTGCGGACGCGGGTGGATGTCTCGGCGTCGTTCGACGAACTGGTCGAACGCGCCCGCGAGACCGACCTGTCGGCGTTCGGCCACGCGGACCTCCCGTTCGAGCGGGTGTCGGAGATCGCCGCCCCGGGCCGCACGCCCGCGAATCCGCTGCTGCAGGTGGTGCTTTCGCTGCAGAACACCGAGACGCCGGTGCTGGAACTGCCGGGTCTGACCGTCGCCGCGGTCGAAACCGATTTGGCCACCGCCAAATTCGATCTGCAGATCAGCGTCGAGCCCCGCACCGGCGGTGAGCTGGCCGTGATCCTCAACTACGACACCGACCTGTTCGAGGAGTCCTCCATGGATTCCTTCGCCCGGTCGCTGAAGCGGGTGCTCACCGCGGTCGCCGCCGACCCGCACCTGCCGGTCGGCGATATCGCGCTGCTCGACGCGGCCGAAACCGCCGTGGTGCAGTCGATCTCGCAGCCCGCGCCGGAACCCGCCGGGGTGGCGGTGCGCGGTGCGGCGCTGGCCCAGGTGCTGACCAGCGCCGCCGAGGACGATCCGGAGGGCCCGGCCCTGGTGTGGGGCGAGGAGGCGCTGACCTATCAGGAGCTCGACGCGCGATCCTCGCGGCTGGCGCGGGTGCTCATCGCCCGCGGCAGCGGACCCGGCACGGGTGTGGTGCTGCGCCTGGATCGCGGTGTGGACCAGGTGGTCGCGGTGTGGGCGGTGCTCAAGGCGGGCACCATGATGGTCCCGCTGTCCGCCGCCGAACATCCCGGCCAGGACGTGAAGGTCGGCATCACCGTCGGCCTCGCGCCCGAGCACGTGCACGGCATCGACTGGCTGGTGCTCGACGATCCGGAGACGGCCGCCGAGATCGCCTCCGAGTCGGCGCGACCGGTCACCTACGCCAACCGGACTCGCGCGCTGCGCGGTGACGACCGGGCGCGGGTGTCGGCCGAGGGCGAACTCACCTACGACGGCCTGGCTGCCGTGGTGGATCGGGCCCGCGGGCTGGATCTCACCTTCGAATCGCGCACCTTCCATCACGGGGCCGCGGATTCGGCGCTGGCCATGATCGAATTGGTGGCCGCGGGCGCGGTCGGCGCGTCGGTCGTGCTGGTCGATCCGGAGGCGGAGTTGTCGGAGGCGCTGGCCGACGAGTGGGTCACCCATCTGTTCGTCGACCACGATCGGCTCGGTGAGCTGAATCCGGCTGCGCTCGAGGATCTGCGGGCCGTGATCCTGACCGCGGAAACCGCCGCGGCCGATGCCTGGCAGGAGGCGGCCACGGTTCTCGTGCTGCCCGAGTGA